Proteins encoded by one window of Prosthecobacter vanneervenii:
- a CDS encoding DNRLRE domain-containing protein, protein MNALITRFAIPSLLMLVLHAVPAFCATFVTTAVSDTSIYQNHPDYNLGGTTLVSGTNQQFSNSRALFSFDLSGIPADAIVTSVQVALYVTRRPDPDQHGGPVNSDFSLYRVLQNWTEGSGGAVTGSPAATGDTTWGELHFNTTGANWATPGGQIGADFASAPSATTSVGDVGLYLWGSSPDLVSDVQSWLNSPSSNYGFALISESENVAGTARRFASSEQPGGSIPAPTLTVTFQSAPEPGKLLFILIGCVAACACRRKDRAVFNG, encoded by the coding sequence ATGAATGCCTTGATAACACGTTTTGCCATCCCGAGCCTGCTGATGCTCGTGCTGCATGCCGTGCCGGCGTTCTGCGCTACTTTTGTCACCACGGCGGTGTCAGACACCTCCATTTACCAAAATCATCCCGACTACAATCTGGGTGGCACCACACTTGTTTCAGGCACCAATCAGCAGTTTTCCAATTCACGGGCGCTTTTCAGTTTTGATCTCAGCGGCATTCCGGCAGATGCCATCGTCACCTCCGTGCAGGTGGCGCTTTACGTCACACGTCGTCCAGATCCTGATCAGCACGGTGGCCCGGTGAATTCTGACTTCAGCCTCTACCGCGTCCTGCAAAACTGGACTGAAGGCTCTGGTGGCGCTGTGACAGGCTCTCCGGCAGCCACTGGAGACACTACATGGGGAGAACTGCATTTCAATACGACGGGTGCCAATTGGGCCACACCAGGAGGGCAGATTGGTGCGGACTTTGCCAGTGCTCCCAGTGCTACAACCTCTGTTGGAGACGTCGGGCTTTATCTTTGGGGGTCATCTCCAGACTTGGTCAGTGATGTGCAGTCATGGCTGAATTCTCCGTCGTCCAATTATGGCTTTGCGCTCATCAGCGAGAGTGAAAACGTGGCTGGTACCGCCCGGCGTTTTGCCTCCAGTGAGCAGCCTGGAGGCAGTATTCCCGCCCCAACCTTGACGGTGACGTTTCAGTCTGCACCTGAGCCGGGTAAACTACTCTTCATCCTTATCGGGTGCGTGGCGGCATGCGCATGTCGTCGCAAAGATCGCGCGGTGTTTAACGGGTGA
- a CDS encoding DUF1501 domain-containing protein produces the protein MNKPLHAPFIPRRRFLQRYIPAAIGLGALGNSLRDLKLMGSAMAAGSFSDYKALICVFLNGGNDSNNLIIPTQAADWANYSAGRGAPLAIPNTDGSGATALALNSRNGTNGYPASDGRTYGFHPAMAELATHFNNGIVAPVFNLGTLSFPLTKAQYSGKSVPKPPQLFSHSDQQTQWQTSLPDQPSVSGWAGRLADLFSSPPDVNSGGQVSMAVTVAGSNIFEVGTQNYAPQYAITTSGAVQLSSVSGNRQSAMQSILNADKLSADLQTKAYAGVLDHAIAEANILSTALTAQGTPTWFSRFPTSITTPNGGSTFTSSLMSQMKMVVRLIELGSKSVASGGLGMKRQVFFIQVGGYDTHTNQTNNAGQSTTNNANVIIGGQANLLAELSKTLNALILSLQDIDTLRGAGSSLVNSVTAFTASDFARTFPTNGSGSDHGWGGHHLVIGGAVKGGATYGKFPTLAVNGPDDTGIGRWIPTTSVDQYSATLASWFGVDSSNINTIFPNLGRFSSSNLGFI, from the coding sequence ATGAACAAGCCACTTCACGCCCCATTCATTCCGCGTCGCAGATTCCTGCAGCGCTACATTCCGGCAGCCATTGGCCTCGGCGCTCTTGGAAATTCGCTCCGCGATCTCAAGCTCATGGGTTCAGCCATGGCGGCCGGTTCATTCTCCGACTACAAGGCGCTCATCTGCGTCTTCCTGAATGGCGGGAATGACTCGAACAACCTGATCATTCCGACGCAGGCTGCCGACTGGGCCAACTACAGCGCCGGACGTGGCGCACCGCTGGCCATCCCCAACACGGATGGAAGCGGAGCGACAGCGCTGGCGCTCAACTCACGAAACGGCACAAACGGATATCCAGCCAGCGACGGCCGCACTTATGGATTCCATCCAGCCATGGCGGAACTGGCCACCCACTTTAACAACGGCATCGTGGCACCCGTGTTCAATCTAGGCACGCTGAGCTTTCCACTGACCAAAGCGCAATACTCCGGCAAATCAGTGCCCAAACCGCCGCAACTTTTCTCCCACAGCGATCAGCAAACTCAGTGGCAGACCTCGCTGCCTGACCAGCCGTCTGTCAGCGGATGGGCCGGAAGACTGGCGGACTTGTTCTCTTCTCCTCCGGACGTGAACTCAGGGGGACAGGTTTCCATGGCAGTGACAGTGGCCGGCTCCAACATTTTTGAAGTGGGAACGCAGAATTATGCGCCGCAATATGCCATCACCACCAGCGGCGCAGTGCAGCTGAGCAGCGTCAGTGGCAACAGGCAGAGTGCCATGCAGTCCATCCTGAATGCTGACAAGCTCTCCGCCGATCTGCAGACCAAAGCTTATGCAGGCGTGCTGGACCACGCCATCGCCGAGGCCAACATTCTAAGCACGGCGCTCACGGCTCAGGGAACCCCCACCTGGTTCAGCCGTTTCCCAACGTCGATCACCACTCCGAACGGCGGTTCCACCTTCACCTCCTCCCTCATGTCACAGATGAAAATGGTGGTGCGCCTCATCGAACTGGGGAGCAAGTCCGTGGCCAGTGGAGGTCTGGGCATGAAGCGGCAGGTTTTCTTCATCCAGGTGGGAGGCTATGACACGCACACCAACCAAACCAACAATGCCGGCCAGAGCACCACGAACAACGCCAACGTCATCATCGGTGGCCAGGCCAACCTGCTGGCGGAGCTGAGCAAGACTCTGAATGCGCTCATTCTCTCACTTCAGGATATTGATACTCTCCGTGGCGCCGGATCGAGCCTGGTGAATTCTGTCACTGCTTTTACTGCGAGCGACTTTGCCCGCACCTTCCCCACCAATGGATCGGGCAGCGATCACGGCTGGGGCGGACACCACCTTGTCATTGGCGGGGCGGTCAAAGGTGGGGCCACGTATGGCAAGTTTCCCACCCTGGCGGTGAACGGTCCGGATGACACTGGCATCGGGCGCTGGATTCCCACCACCTCTGTGGATCAATACTCCGCCACGCTGGCATCCTGGTTTGGGGTGGACTCCTCAAACATCAACACCATTTTCCCCAACCTAGGCCGCTTCTCCTCCTCCAACCTTGGCTTCATCTGA
- a CDS encoding DUF1800 family protein produces MNITKAVWKSLYGVTDAQINDSAWLAKDDDGDGMSNSAEITAGTNPFQAGSILKISSMTMPNPTTVSMTIPTQTGKLYVLQSSNTLASTNWSAITPNVQVIGNGATQTLTAPASGTSTFYRVLVQDVDSSGDQVGDWAKNLLGYSAGAPIGSQSSYDHTTLATSLLTQNVVSLKATDSSTTQPSDATTPAGDVGIITITRSGYNLLAPITVPLSKSGSAVEGVDYATVPSTVTFPAGVNSVDIKITPVYNANRLTSCAMTLTAGPPGSAGASGNYTLSSLSISAGVTINPSGNPTGTGLTGNYFVGASSTYSSNVNFGGNTASYTFTKLTSTTGTAVITYTGTTGFSTTSPNNRVNLTFTAGALSGGTYDGIKTITATSGQTITVSITGAAVPNSQGSSTACVLNPPVVTRLDPTVAFSWLYGSPNGTNLVAQDNYSVAWDGYLAPSTAGTYVFQLDADDKARVLLDTGSGLTQILENGWDTAATGTFKQSGSFSLSIPAAPANRYHIRVEFVETTGNAKCKFQWQINGGTFANIPSTNIYTNNTASTAGWAASYYANTTFTAPAAGTQTDSAITNGNNGDWGAGSPDPLIFHNYFCCRWTGQILPQYSETYTIVVNADDTAKLWISGQPMTLRRLTNDSPSVTYTYTQNSSTNGTIVLPYTSAAINVGDVIPLKFTSGNLSTSYNISLPYTVTAVTAGTNFTVALTGTSLPASGTGSCSIDSSNLPVDWSVYTGADRYVTIPLQAGVLYDIKLETCEFTSAAGATLSWYSPSQSKQAIPTARLFPTMTGQTPRAGDPPAGPPAITSPTNLVTMLNSGSPFNLTLTASNGAGSFTASGLPSWLTLSNGVLSGTPTQAGIYQFTVTASNGAGSTSAVITVQVEDSGGQFTRELWTTGVAGASLNDVPWSTAATTTNTITSAEDNTTSYGANTGERLRGYFTPTVTGNYYFWLSAANVAELWISNDEEPVNKVRRAYVTGPTGTSTRTWNTATSQKSGWLSLIAGQPYYIEVLHNTGASGASNNLSVGWYLDPTGNSAAIANGSGPAAATTGGVMPGYVLSPWDNPPTTTTPGTLYITNLQGAAGLSGITGSGGAFIRVSGSTGVVHVNYAGLTSGSTSRKIYAAQTGGNPPVVLFDFDAQDRNYPTQRTSDGGYTWNMQASDLTALANGTVFVSIATVNNTGGELTGTFGLVPGSQTAPALPSYPSWTDDHATDAGAVRFLTQATFGPSPSDITYVEANGYRNWIENQFGLTATRNVPYILANLSNDPQNPYPSSLFFNSWWKNSVTASDQLRQRVAFALSEILVVSDVGPLNNNGRILADYYDNLVDSCFGNYRDILKQVTLTPAMGLYLDMLQNDIGNDSTGIHPNENYAREIMQLFSIGLYRLWPDGSLILDSSGNAVPTYDQSVITGMARVFTGWTWGQAMSGGRLPTNFYPSSNYLDPMVLVPSHHEPGKKILLDNVVIPPVTVSFVNDYSRDPNPNPITIQSTDPVLGAGNLVSTSITNSYDLNGLRDLESALDSIINNSAIGPYICRQLIQRLVTSNPKPEYVHRVVRAFNGERNVDGVATGVRGDMKEVIRAILLDYEARSTTAAANVGFGKQREPLLRLTGPARTFPATGFAGSTYRQLGYQQILITTPTAHKLTNGDTILLDTFVDGGASTTNLPSVGGYTVANTTPSYSTVSSSGVVTINSPGFQAGDTVTMQFTSGTLGTTSPYNTVRTYSVVTATTTSFTVNIGANSVSGNPSGNAFLPNNFTVNTTGISTPNYNGVTNTVTITASGYIAGHQLYVKFFNGSLAGAGYDGVYTITSATSSNFTITLPGSPPATSSGTAYIPRFTGGYNITTASNVSTISLQTNGNHNLNVGDSVWIDILVANSPTAAPSQVYTVASVPRPNQFTVTTTPAVTNGSQSTSGQAVYPLSIAQWTRSGNCTVQLGTWNMGYSQNDLTQTPLASTTVFNFFYPDYHYPGAMASAGMTVPEFQLTNDSNTMNLTNTVTGGFLSGGNTYGFQSFRSGGGSIPMDISPYMTAGQTSDAAIPTLVDTLATRLIGGALNSTARTAIINYVANTTNFPYTTGSPTTTQMRDRVRAIIHLIVTSAEYAIQK; encoded by the coding sequence ATGAACATTACCAAGGCCGTCTGGAAATCTCTGTATGGAGTCACTGACGCGCAGATCAATGATTCCGCCTGGCTGGCAAAAGACGATGACGGCGACGGCATGAGCAACAGCGCCGAAATCACTGCGGGCACCAATCCCTTTCAAGCAGGATCCATTCTCAAGATCAGCTCGATGACGATGCCAAACCCGACAACGGTCAGCATGACGATCCCTACTCAAACGGGAAAGCTCTACGTGCTGCAGTCTTCAAACACGCTGGCGAGCACCAACTGGTCTGCGATCACGCCGAATGTGCAGGTGATTGGCAATGGCGCAACGCAGACGCTGACTGCTCCAGCCTCCGGGACGAGCACCTTCTACCGCGTGCTGGTGCAGGATGTCGACTCTTCAGGGGATCAGGTGGGTGACTGGGCCAAAAATCTGCTGGGCTACTCGGCTGGTGCGCCTATCGGATCTCAATCCAGCTATGACCACACGACGCTGGCCACAAGCCTGCTGACGCAAAATGTGGTCAGCCTTAAAGCCACCGACTCGTCCACCACGCAGCCCTCAGATGCGACCACACCGGCAGGAGACGTAGGCATCATCACCATTACCCGCTCAGGCTACAATCTTCTGGCGCCGATCACGGTGCCCCTTAGCAAATCGGGCTCAGCCGTTGAAGGGGTGGATTATGCCACAGTTCCCTCTACCGTGACTTTCCCAGCCGGAGTCAACTCCGTGGACATCAAAATCACGCCAGTGTACAACGCCAACCGCCTGACTAGCTGCGCGATGACACTGACCGCAGGCCCCCCAGGGTCTGCCGGAGCTTCGGGAAATTACACCCTCAGCTCGCTCTCCATCAGCGCCGGGGTGACCATCAATCCTTCCGGCAATCCCACCGGCACGGGGCTTACTGGAAACTATTTCGTCGGAGCCAGCTCCACTTACAGCAGCAATGTGAATTTTGGCGGCAACACGGCGAGCTACACCTTCACCAAGCTGACAAGCACGACCGGAACGGCTGTCATCACCTATACCGGCACGACTGGATTTTCGACAACCTCACCCAACAACCGCGTCAACCTGACCTTCACCGCTGGTGCCCTCAGCGGAGGAACCTATGACGGCATCAAGACTATCACGGCCACATCCGGGCAGACGATCACAGTGTCTATTACCGGAGCGGCGGTCCCAAATTCCCAAGGCAGCAGCACCGCATGCGTGCTGAACCCTCCAGTGGTGACACGGCTGGATCCGACAGTTGCGTTCAGCTGGCTCTACGGCTCGCCAAACGGCACCAACCTGGTAGCGCAGGATAATTACTCCGTGGCGTGGGACGGCTACCTGGCACCTTCGACCGCCGGAACGTATGTGTTTCAGCTGGATGCAGATGACAAAGCGCGTGTGCTTCTGGACACTGGCAGCGGACTGACTCAGATCCTGGAAAATGGCTGGGACACTGCGGCAACAGGAACCTTCAAACAAAGCGGATCGTTCTCCCTGTCCATACCCGCAGCGCCCGCAAACCGCTACCATATCCGGGTGGAGTTTGTGGAAACCACCGGCAATGCGAAGTGTAAATTTCAGTGGCAGATCAATGGTGGGACCTTTGCCAACATTCCAAGCACCAACATTTATACCAACAACACCGCCAGCACGGCGGGCTGGGCTGCCAGCTACTATGCCAACACCACTTTCACCGCGCCTGCGGCTGGAACACAGACGGACAGCGCCATTACAAACGGCAACAACGGCGACTGGGGAGCGGGCTCTCCTGATCCGCTTATTTTCCACAACTACTTCTGCTGCCGCTGGACAGGCCAGATACTACCACAGTACAGCGAGACCTACACAATCGTGGTGAATGCTGATGACACGGCCAAGCTGTGGATCAGCGGCCAACCAATGACGCTCAGGCGCCTGACAAACGACAGCCCAAGTGTCACTTATACCTATACGCAGAATTCATCGACCAACGGCACTATTGTGCTGCCGTACACCAGCGCCGCCATCAACGTGGGGGATGTCATTCCGCTGAAATTCACAAGCGGTAATCTTAGCACGAGCTACAACATCTCCCTGCCTTACACGGTAACTGCGGTAACAGCGGGCACCAACTTTACCGTGGCTTTGACCGGCACGAGCCTGCCAGCCTCGGGCACAGGAAGTTGCTCCATCGACAGCAGCAACCTGCCGGTTGACTGGTCCGTTTACACAGGGGCAGACCGTTACGTTACCATCCCCCTTCAAGCAGGAGTTCTTTATGACATCAAGCTGGAGACATGCGAGTTCACAAGCGCAGCCGGGGCAACGCTCTCATGGTACAGCCCGAGCCAGTCCAAGCAGGCCATTCCTACCGCCCGCCTTTTCCCAACGATGACCGGACAGACACCGCGCGCTGGTGATCCGCCAGCCGGGCCGCCAGCGATCACCAGCCCGACCAATCTGGTGACGATGCTTAACTCCGGTTCCCCCTTCAACCTGACACTCACCGCGAGCAACGGCGCAGGAAGCTTTACCGCAAGCGGCCTGCCGTCTTGGCTGACTCTTAGCAATGGCGTGCTTAGCGGCACCCCAACGCAAGCGGGCATTTATCAGTTTACGGTCACCGCCTCAAACGGAGCTGGCAGCACCAGCGCGGTGATCACCGTGCAGGTGGAGGACAGCGGCGGCCAGTTTACGCGTGAGCTCTGGACCACCGGGGTCGCCGGAGCCTCTCTGAATGACGTGCCATGGAGCACTGCTGCAACCACGACAAACACCATCACGAGCGCCGAAGATAACACGACGAGCTATGGTGCGAACACAGGAGAAAGGCTGCGCGGATATTTCACCCCGACTGTGACCGGTAACTACTACTTCTGGCTCTCCGCCGCGAATGTAGCCGAATTGTGGATCTCCAATGATGAAGAGCCGGTGAACAAAGTGCGCCGAGCCTATGTGACAGGGCCTACCGGCACCTCCACCAGGACTTGGAATACAGCCACGAGTCAGAAATCCGGCTGGCTGTCGCTGATTGCAGGGCAGCCCTATTACATCGAGGTGCTGCACAACACCGGCGCCAGCGGCGCATCCAACAACCTCTCCGTAGGCTGGTATCTGGACCCGACAGGAAACTCCGCAGCGATCGCCAATGGCAGCGGACCAGCAGCAGCCACCACCGGCGGGGTAATGCCAGGCTATGTGCTTTCGCCATGGGATAATCCTCCGACCACCACCACACCGGGCACACTCTACATTACCAACCTGCAGGGGGCCGCCGGCCTCTCTGGCATCACGGGCAGTGGTGGAGCATTTATCCGAGTCAGCGGCTCCACAGGGGTGGTGCATGTGAACTATGCTGGTCTGACCTCAGGAAGCACCTCGCGCAAAATCTATGCAGCTCAGACTGGAGGAAACCCACCCGTAGTGCTGTTTGATTTCGACGCCCAGGACCGCAACTATCCCACGCAACGCACCTCGGACGGCGGATACACCTGGAACATGCAGGCCTCTGATCTCACTGCGCTGGCCAACGGCACCGTGTTTGTGAGCATTGCCACCGTGAACAATACTGGGGGCGAACTCACGGGCACCTTCGGGCTTGTGCCAGGCTCCCAGACAGCACCGGCGCTGCCCAGCTACCCGTCATGGACTGATGACCATGCCACTGACGCAGGTGCCGTGCGCTTTCTGACCCAAGCCACCTTTGGGCCCAGCCCGAGTGACATCACTTATGTGGAGGCCAACGGCTACCGGAACTGGATTGAAAATCAGTTTGGCCTGACCGCCACGCGCAATGTGCCCTACATCCTGGCTAATCTGAGCAACGACCCTCAGAATCCCTACCCGAGCTCGCTGTTTTTCAACTCGTGGTGGAAAAACTCGGTCACAGCATCAGATCAGCTGCGTCAGCGAGTCGCCTTTGCGCTCAGCGAGATTCTGGTGGTGTCAGATGTAGGGCCGCTGAACAACAACGGACGCATCCTGGCCGATTACTATGACAACCTTGTGGACTCCTGCTTTGGCAACTACCGGGATATTTTAAAGCAAGTGACGCTGACGCCGGCCATGGGGCTGTACCTGGACATGCTCCAAAACGACATTGGAAACGACTCCACAGGCATTCATCCCAATGAGAACTATGCGCGTGAAATCATGCAGCTCTTTTCCATCGGCCTGTACCGCCTGTGGCCAGATGGCTCTCTCATCCTGGACTCGAGCGGCAATGCGGTGCCCACCTATGACCAGTCCGTGATCACCGGCATGGCGCGTGTGTTTACAGGATGGACCTGGGGACAGGCCATGAGCGGAGGCAGGCTGCCGACCAACTTTTACCCCAGCAGCAACTACCTTGATCCGATGGTGCTCGTGCCTTCGCATCATGAGCCGGGTAAAAAGATCCTGCTCGACAATGTGGTGATCCCGCCTGTGACCGTCTCGTTTGTGAACGACTACTCCCGCGATCCTAATCCCAACCCGATCACGATCCAGTCCACGGACCCAGTGCTAGGAGCCGGAAACCTTGTATCCACCTCGATCACCAATTCCTATGATCTGAACGGCCTGCGTGACCTGGAGTCGGCACTGGACAGCATCATCAACAACTCAGCGATTGGCCCTTACATCTGCCGCCAGCTCATCCAGCGGCTCGTCACCAGCAATCCGAAACCAGAATACGTTCATCGAGTGGTGCGTGCGTTCAATGGCGAGCGCAACGTGGACGGCGTGGCAACTGGTGTGCGTGGAGACATGAAGGAAGTCATCCGGGCCATCCTGCTGGACTATGAAGCGCGGAGCACCACGGCGGCAGCTAACGTGGGCTTTGGCAAACAGCGCGAGCCGCTGCTGCGCCTGACCGGACCTGCGCGTACTTTCCCGGCCACTGGGTTTGCCGGATCCACCTACCGCCAGCTCGGCTACCAGCAGATCCTGATCACCACGCCTACAGCACACAAGCTGACCAACGGAGACACCATTTTGCTCGACACCTTTGTGGATGGCGGGGCATCCACCACGAATCTGCCCAGCGTGGGCGGGTACACAGTGGCCAATACAACGCCGAGCTACAGCACTGTGAGCTCCAGCGGGGTGGTCACGATCAACTCTCCAGGCTTCCAGGCGGGAGATACAGTAACGATGCAGTTCACCTCAGGCACTCTTGGCACCACTTCTCCCTACAATACTGTGCGCACTTATTCGGTGGTTACCGCCACAACGACCAGTTTCACAGTCAACATTGGGGCCAACAGTGTCAGCGGCAATCCTTCCGGGAACGCCTTCCTGCCGAACAATTTCACCGTCAACACCACCGGCATCAGCACGCCGAACTATAATGGGGTAACCAACACCGTTACCATCACCGCCTCAGGCTATATTGCCGGACATCAGCTATATGTGAAATTTTTCAACGGCAGCCTGGCAGGAGCGGGCTACGACGGTGTTTACACAATCACCTCGGCGACATCCAGCAATTTCACCATCACTCTGCCGGGGAGCCCGCCAGCGACGAGCAGTGGCACGGCCTACATCCCGCGGTTTACTGGCGGCTACAACATCACCACAGCCAGCAACGTCTCGACCATCAGTCTTCAGACCAACGGCAATCATAATCTCAATGTCGGCGATTCTGTGTGGATCGACATTCTGGTGGCCAACAGCCCCACAGCCGCACCAAGCCAGGTGTACACCGTTGCCAGCGTGCCACGTCCCAACCAGTTCACTGTGACCACAACGCCGGCGGTGACGAATGGCTCTCAGAGCACTTCGGGCCAGGCCGTCTATCCGTTGTCCATCGCCCAGTGGACGCGCTCAGGAAACTGCACCGTGCAGCTGGGCACGTGGAACATGGGCTACAGTCAGAATGACCTGACGCAAACCCCGCTGGCCTCCACAACTGTCTTCAACTTCTTCTATCCTGACTATCATTACCCGGGAGCCATGGCCAGCGCAGGCATGACGGTGCCGGAATTCCAACTGACGAACGACTCCAATACAATGAATCTGACCAACACGGTAACGGGTGGATTCCTGAGCGGCGGCAACACCTACGGTTTCCAGAGCTTCCGTAGTGGCGGCGGCTCCATCCCGATGGATATCAGCCCCTATATGACGGCGGGACAGACGAGTGACGCCGCCATTCCCACGCTGGTGGACACCCTGGCCACACGACTGATCGGAGGAGCACTGAACTCAACGGCACGCACGGCCATCATCAACTATGTGGCCAACACCACCAACTTCCCCTACACCACAGGCAGCCCAACCACGACGCAGATGCGTGATCGTGTGCGCGCGATCATTCATCTCATCGTCACATCCGCCGAATACGCGATCCAGAAGTAA
- a CDS encoding type II secretion system protein GspG, which translates to MMRRPKVLWISGLLLLVATACWLLMHFSKRPDSKPATITPAPVVTNPQPQPAVAPQQVDTGLENEAASDVQRITRVLRDYRTIAGDNPIGSNAEIVQALSGDNIKQAKILPPDMPLNGNGELVDRWGTPYFFHQLSRTSMEIRSAGSDRRMWTSDDVFTR; encoded by the coding sequence ATGATGAGACGCCCAAAAGTGCTTTGGATCTCCGGATTGCTGCTGCTGGTGGCCACTGCCTGCTGGCTGCTGATGCACTTCAGCAAGAGACCTGATAGCAAGCCTGCAACGATAACGCCTGCGCCCGTGGTGACCAATCCACAGCCACAGCCCGCAGTCGCCCCCCAGCAGGTAGACACCGGGCTCGAAAACGAGGCGGCATCGGATGTCCAACGAATCACGCGCGTGCTGCGAGATTACCGTACGATTGCGGGAGACAACCCGATCGGCTCCAATGCCGAGATTGTGCAGGCACTCTCAGGTGACAACATCAAGCAGGCCAAGATTCTGCCTCCGGACATGCCCCTGAATGGGAACGGCGAACTGGTGGACCGCTGGGGAACACCCTACTTTTTTCATCAACTCTCCCGCACCAGCATGGAGATCCGCTCCGCAGGCTCCGACCGGCGCATGTGGACGAGCGACGATGTTTTCACCCGTTAA